One part of the Hydrogenobacter sp. T-2 genome encodes these proteins:
- the trpD gene encoding anthranilate phosphoribosyltransferase, with amino-acid sequence MKEILKKLSEFQNLTKGEVRQALEDIVEGRATDAQIGAFIIGTKMKGETPEEIEGAASFFREKATRVEITDKENLVDTCGTGGDMTETFNVSTAVAFVLAGAGIRVAKHGNRSVSSKSGSADLLEYLGAKIDLNAEQVKKLIEEIGIGFMFAPMFHPAMKRVIGPRREVGLRSIFNLVGPLSNPADARRQLLGVFSDHLVDKVAFALKGMGIKRAFVVHGKDGMDEVSISAPTRIAELKDGEVFLYDFHPEEVGFKTYPIEYIRVSSVDESSKMVLSVLKGEVSPAYYMVLLNSMFGILVSGATEDRNTALDMAKESIHSGKAYKKLQEFIELSRKV; translated from the coding sequence ATGAAGGAGATACTAAAAAAGCTATCTGAGTTTCAGAACCTTACAAAGGGAGAAGTCAGGCAAGCCCTTGAGGACATAGTGGAAGGTAGAGCCACCGACGCCCAGATAGGTGCCTTTATTATTGGCACAAAGATGAAAGGAGAAACGCCAGAGGAGATAGAGGGTGCTGCGAGCTTTTTCAGAGAAAAAGCAACAAGGGTTGAAATAACAGACAAGGAAAACTTGGTGGATACCTGCGGAACGGGTGGCGATATGACGGAGACTTTCAATGTCTCTACTGCGGTTGCTTTTGTTTTAGCGGGTGCTGGCATAAGGGTTGCCAAGCATGGCAATAGGTCTGTATCTTCAAAGAGCGGTAGTGCAGACCTCTTAGAGTATCTTGGAGCAAAAATAGACCTCAATGCGGAACAAGTAAAGAAACTCATAGAAGAGATAGGAATAGGCTTTATGTTTGCTCCTATGTTTCACCCTGCCATGAAAAGGGTCATAGGTCCAAGAAGGGAAGTAGGCTTAAGGTCCATATTTAACTTGGTGGGACCCCTTTCAAATCCAGCGGATGCAAGAAGACAGCTCTTGGGAGTTTTCTCCGACCATCTTGTGGACAAGGTAGCCTTTGCCCTAAAGGGTATGGGAATAAAAAGAGCCTTTGTAGTGCATGGAAAGGATGGTATGGACGAGGTATCCATAAGTGCACCTACGCGTATTGCGGAGTTAAAGGATGGTGAGGTCTTTTTGTATGACTTTCATCCAGAAGAGGTGGGTTTTAAGACTTATCCCATTGAATACATACGGGTATCTTCTGTAGATGAAAGCTCAAAAATGGTGCTTTCTGTGTTAAAGGGTGAGGTTTCACCTGCATACTACATGGTTTTATTAAATTCCATGTTTGGAATACTTGTTTCTGGAGCTACAGAGGACAGAAATACCGCCCTTGATATGGCAAAGGAATCCATCCATTCTGGAAAAGCCTACAAAAAACTGCAAGAATTTATAGAGCTTTCAAGAAAGGTTTAA
- a CDS encoding menaquinone biosynthesis protein has translation MISVGKVSYLNTLPLFYRWDNSKVSLVEGHPSELVKKLREGHIQAGIVSSVEFLLYPENYRVVPDVSISSKEKACSVLIFSKKPLGFIESLYLTPASMTSKLLALYIVKEVYKNSPNIVQAKDDADALMLIGDEAIREKSSDRWQYVYDLGEEWFRLYGLPFVFALFLVRRDAPEWLEGFIWEQCKRSKEEFFKDLKEGNLQVHGYGQEYIKDYFTLCLDYGLDQGAWRSLEIFKEILTKEVL, from the coding sequence ATGATAAGTGTAGGTAAAGTAAGTTACTTAAACACTTTACCTCTTTTCTACCGATGGGACAATTCCAAAGTGAGCTTGGTAGAAGGTCATCCCTCAGAGCTTGTAAAAAAACTTAGAGAAGGTCATATACAAGCTGGTATAGTCTCCTCTGTGGAGTTTTTGCTCTATCCAGAAAACTACAGGGTTGTCCCTGATGTATCCATATCCTCAAAGGAAAAGGCTTGCTCTGTCCTTATATTTTCCAAAAAGCCTCTTGGGTTTATAGAAAGTTTATACCTAACTCCTGCCTCTATGACATCCAAACTGCTTGCCCTATATATAGTGAAGGAAGTATACAAAAACAGTCCAAACATAGTTCAAGCCAAAGATGATGCGGATGCTCTTATGTTAATAGGTGATGAAGCTATAAGGGAAAAATCTTCTGACAGATGGCAGTATGTATATGACCTTGGTGAAGAGTGGTTTCGCCTCTACGGACTTCCCTTCGTCTTTGCTCTTTTTTTAGTAAGAAGAGATGCTCCAGAGTGGTTAGAAGGCTTTATATGGGAACAGTGTAAAAGGTCAAAGGAGGAGTTTTTCAAAGACCTAAAAGAAGGAAACCTTCAAGTTCACGGTTATGGACAAGAATACATCAAGGACTACTTTACTCTTTGCCTTGACTATGGGCTTGACCAAGGAGCATGGAGGTCTCTGGAAATTTTTAAGGAAATTTTAACAAAAGAGGTCTTATAA
- a CDS encoding glycine zipper 2TM domain-containing protein gives MRKKAMILFTVFSAGFIFSCGQVTTQRTYEGATVGAVGGAIAGALIDKNNRWRGAVIGGALGAVIGGTITEVAARASREAAMQNKPVEYRSEDGRERVYAEPVASRGNCRIVKTTYYQDGKVVKVEEREVCP, from the coding sequence ATGAGAAAGAAGGCAATGATTCTTTTTACAGTTTTCTCCGCAGGTTTTATCTTTTCCTGTGGTCAAGTAACCACACAGAGAACCTATGAAGGTGCCACTGTGGGAGCAGTAGGTGGTGCTATAGCAGGAGCTCTCATTGATAAAAACAACAGATGGCGTGGTGCGGTTATCGGCGGTGCGTTAGGTGCGGTTATAGGAGGAACAATAACTGAAGTGGCTGCAAGAGCATCAAGGGAAGCTGCCATGCAAAATAAACCTGTGGAGTATAGGTCTGAGGACGGAAGAGAAAGGGTATATGCTGAGCCTGTGGCTTCAAGGGGTAACTGTAGGATCGTAAAGACCACCTACTATCAGGATGGAAAGGTGGTAAAAGTTGAGGAAAGAGAGGTGTGCCCCTAA
- the hpf gene encoding ribosome hibernation-promoting factor, HPF/YfiA family has protein sequence MNVEFIGKGIEWTDSMKAFVEGKVERFNRFLKEAEEDQVEVVVTLSTSRAKQKDFAGESRPTLYRVDMDIYLKTWGGGALHAWDEDIDPFSALDRVMDEIERQLIKLKQRRHELRRKGHKIKEEMIRQEIRPHEEEERPLIVEEELLIEKPMSMEDAVFELQDSGVYFLPFIDAETGTLRIVYRKRGGNYGVINTKCKGL, from the coding sequence ATGAACGTAGAGTTTATAGGTAAGGGTATTGAGTGGACAGACTCAATGAAAGCCTTTGTAGAGGGTAAGGTTGAAAGGTTCAACAGGTTTTTAAAGGAGGCTGAGGAAGACCAAGTAGAAGTAGTCGTAACCCTATCTACATCAAGAGCAAAACAGAAAGATTTTGCAGGTGAAAGCAGACCAACCCTATATAGAGTTGACATGGACATATACCTCAAGACCTGGGGTGGTGGTGCCTTGCACGCTTGGGATGAGGACATTGACCCCTTTTCAGCCCTTGACAGGGTTATGGATGAAATAGAAAGACAGCTTATAAAGCTAAAGCAAAGAAGGCATGAGTTAAGACGCAAGGGGCATAAGATAAAGGAGGAAATGATAAGGCAAGAAATAAGACCTCACGAAGAAGAGGAAAGACCTCTTATAGTGGAGGAGGAGCTTTTAATAGAGAAGCCTATGAGCATGGAAGATGCAGTTTTTGAACTTCAAGACTCTGGAGTTTATTTCCTCCCATTCATTGATGCAGAAACAGGTACGCTTAGAATAGTATACAGGAAAAGAGGTGGAAATTACGGGGTTATAAACACCAAGTGTAAGGGTTTATAA
- the purN gene encoding phosphoribosylglycinamide formyltransferase has protein sequence MNLGVLVSGRGSNLQAIIDAIEAGKLNDSISMVISDKEGVRAVDRCLKHGIPYRVIKRKDFRSKEEFEKALVEALKEAEVDLVVLAGFMRILSATFLGHFPMKVINIHPSLIPAFQGMHAQRQALDYGVKITGCTVHFVTEELDNGPVIAQACVPVFPEDTEESLSERILHHEHRILPQVIRWISEGRVRVEGRRVVVEGARYGTLPFNPELEDF, from the coding sequence ATGAATTTAGGAGTTCTTGTATCAGGGCGTGGTTCTAACCTTCAGGCTATCATTGATGCTATTGAGGCTGGAAAATTGAATGACAGTATATCTATGGTTATATCTGACAAGGAAGGTGTTAGAGCCGTAGATAGATGTCTAAAGCATGGTATTCCATACAGAGTTATAAAGCGAAAGGACTTTCGTAGTAAAGAAGAGTTTGAGAAGGCTCTCGTAGAGGCTCTAAAGGAAGCGGAAGTAGACTTGGTTGTTCTTGCAGGCTTTATGCGTATCCTTTCTGCCACCTTTCTTGGTCATTTTCCCATGAAGGTAATAAACATACATCCCTCTCTTATACCCGCTTTCCAAGGAATGCATGCCCAAAGGCAGGCTTTGGATTACGGTGTGAAGATAACTGGTTGCACTGTTCATTTTGTTACAGAAGAGTTAGATAATGGTCCAGTTATAGCTCAGGCGTGCGTGCCAGTTTTTCCAGAAGACACAGAAGAGAGCCTGTCTGAACGGATACTCCACCATGAGCATAGGATACTGCCACAGGTAATAAGATGGATATCAGAGGGAAGGGTTAGGGTTGAGGGCAGAAGGGTGGTGGTGGAAGGGGCAAGGTATGGAACTTTACCCTTTAACCCTGAGCTTGAAGACTTTTGA
- a CDS encoding PA2779 family protein, with amino-acid sequence MLSLFRRRLLVLGVAGCFFAFNSSPALAGLVGSKPASETLTMKREEDIAKIQRALESKQLQEKLKAYGLTKEEVEKKLSELNDEQIHMLAKASDRVLAGGDGVGLAIGILIVAILLVILLKLLNKEIIIR; translated from the coding sequence ATGTTAAGTCTTTTTAGAAGACGCCTGCTTGTGCTTGGAGTGGCTGGTTGTTTTTTTGCCTTCAATTCGTCTCCAGCCCTTGCTGGACTTGTGGGTTCAAAGCCTGCCTCTGAAACTCTGACTATGAAGAGAGAGGAAGATATAGCTAAAATTCAAAGAGCCCTTGAAAGCAAACAGCTTCAGGAAAAACTAAAAGCTTACGGTCTCACAAAGGAGGAGGTGGAGAAAAAGCTCTCTGAGCTAAATGACGAGCAGATACACATGTTGGCAAAGGCTTCCGATAGGGTTCTTGCCGGTGGGGATGGTGTGGGTCTCGCCATAGGTATACTCATAGTGGCTATTCTTCTCGTTATACTCCTCAAACTTCTAAACAAGGAGATAATTATAAGGTGA
- a CDS encoding peptidase C39 family protein, producing MFLLLLLFPLLLYSKNLDVPFVKQQDQFCGPASLSAVLSYYGIEVSQEDIGKEVYNPKLKGALITDLENYAKKKGFRTETRVLRLEEIKSYIDRGIPSILLVDLGRLWVSVPHYVVVVGYDGDVFYLHTGYEDRKPIKARELDRIWSKMGRVALIVYPP from the coding sequence ATGTTCCTTCTTTTACTTCTCTTCCCTCTTTTGCTATACTCCAAGAATCTTGATGTTCCTTTCGTTAAACAGCAGGACCAATTCTGCGGTCCTGCCTCTTTAAGTGCTGTGCTTTCCTACTATGGTATAGAGGTTTCTCAAGAAGATATAGGAAAAGAGGTTTACAACCCTAAGCTGAAAGGTGCACTCATAACGGACCTTGAGAATTATGCAAAGAAGAAGGGTTTCAGAACCGAGACAAGGGTCTTAAGGCTTGAAGAAATAAAAAGCTATATAGATAGAGGCATACCATCCATACTGCTTGTAGACCTTGGTAGATTGTGGGTAAGCGTGCCTCATTATGTGGTAGTGGTAGGATACGATGGAGATGTTTTTTATCTCCACACAGGCTATGAAGATAGAAAACCCATTAAAGCCAGAGAGCTTGATCGAATCTGGTCAAAGATGGGAAGGGTTGCTTTGATAGTTTATCCACCTTGA
- the purC gene encoding phosphoribosylaminoimidazolesuccinocarboxamide synthase has product MKLLYEGKAKKVYEVDRDKCLIYFKDTATAFDATKKAEVEGKGVLNNTISSIMFKLLEEKGVKTHFIERVSEREMLVWKAERFDLEVVIRNITAGSICKRLGFREGEKLRKPLVEFFYKNDHLHDPLICVEHAILLRIADKKTLRDIVKIALKVNTILKRFFKSHGLLLVDFKLEFGRLPDGALAVIDEISPDTCRLWDAKTGEKLDKDRFRFDLGDLLEGYRRVLERVQGG; this is encoded by the coding sequence ATGAAACTTCTTTACGAAGGCAAGGCTAAGAAAGTCTACGAGGTTGACAGAGATAAATGCCTGATATACTTCAAAGACACTGCGACAGCCTTTGATGCCACCAAAAAAGCTGAGGTGGAGGGCAAGGGTGTTCTTAACAACACCATATCAAGCATAATGTTTAAATTGCTGGAAGAAAAGGGTGTAAAAACCCATTTTATAGAGCGTGTTTCCGAAAGGGAGATGCTTGTCTGGAAGGCAGAAAGGTTTGACTTAGAGGTGGTAATAAGGAATATAACCGCTGGGAGCATATGCAAAAGACTTGGCTTCAGAGAAGGAGAAAAACTAAGAAAGCCCTTAGTGGAGTTTTTCTACAAAAACGACCACTTACATGACCCACTTATATGTGTTGAACACGCAATCCTTCTCCGTATAGCGGATAAAAAGACTTTGAGGGATATAGTGAAAATAGCCCTTAAGGTAAACACCATACTAAAAAGGTTTTTTAAATCTCATGGTCTTTTGCTCGTGGATTTCAAGTTAGAGTTTGGGAGGCTTCCCGATGGTGCCCTTGCGGTGATAGACGAGATATCTCCGGATACATGTAGACTATGGGATGCAAAGACTGGAGAGAAGTTAGACAAGGATAGGTTTAGGTTTGATTTGGGAGACCTCCTTGAGGGCTACAGAAGGGTGCTTGAAAGGGTTCAAGGTGGATAA
- a CDS encoding type IV pilus twitching motility protein PilT, which produces MTPTQKVESLTQSIKLTDILYKAVQANASDVHITAGARPSLRIDGKITQLVEYPILTPDITQTLAYSVMSERHRKTLEEKGQVDFSFGVKDLARFRANVFYQRGSIAAVFRRLPSKILSIKDLGLSDRVLEVCHKSMGLVLVTGPTGSGKTTTLAALINYINENFPHHIITIEDPIEYVFQHRKSIVNQREIGEDVHSFADALRAALREDPDVILVGEMRDLETIEIALRAAETGHLVFGTLHTNTAISTITRIIDVFPPEQQEQVRVQLSFVLQGVISQRLLPKIGGGRVLAYELMIPNTAIRNLIRENKLQQIYAIMQSGQAQTGMQTMNQSLYGHYRAGLITLEDAYKYSPDIKELERMTQRGG; this is translated from the coding sequence ATGACACCAACACAAAAAGTTGAATCACTAACACAGAGTATAAAGTTGACAGATATACTTTACAAAGCTGTTCAGGCAAATGCCTCTGACGTGCATATAACAGCAGGTGCAAGACCATCGCTAAGGATTGATGGAAAAATAACACAGCTCGTTGAGTATCCCATATTAACTCCAGATATAACCCAAACGCTTGCCTATTCTGTCATGTCCGAAAGACATAGAAAAACACTTGAAGAAAAGGGGCAAGTAGACTTTTCCTTTGGTGTCAAAGACCTTGCTAGGTTCAGGGCGAACGTTTTTTACCAAAGAGGAAGTATTGCGGCGGTCTTTAGAAGGCTCCCCAGCAAGATACTAAGCATTAAAGATTTAGGGTTAAGTGATAGGGTTCTGGAGGTTTGCCATAAAAGTATGGGTCTCGTTCTTGTAACCGGTCCTACGGGATCTGGAAAGACTACAACCCTTGCAGCGTTGATAAATTACATAAATGAAAACTTTCCTCATCACATTATAACCATTGAAGACCCTATAGAGTATGTGTTTCAACATAGAAAAAGCATAGTAAACCAGAGAGAGATAGGTGAGGATGTCCACAGCTTTGCAGATGCTCTTAGGGCTGCTTTGCGTGAAGACCCAGACGTTATCCTTGTGGGTGAAATGAGAGACCTTGAGACAATAGAAATAGCACTAAGGGCTGCAGAAACGGGACATCTTGTTTTTGGAACACTGCATACAAACACTGCCATATCAACTATTACAAGGATAATAGACGTATTTCCTCCAGAACAGCAAGAGCAGGTTAGGGTTCAGCTCTCTTTTGTGCTTCAGGGTGTTATATCTCAGAGGCTGTTACCAAAAATTGGTGGTGGAAGGGTTCTTGCTTATGAGCTTATGATACCAAATACTGCAATAAGAAACCTTATAAGGGAGAATAAACTTCAGCAGATATACGCCATAATGCAGAGTGGGCAGGCTCAAACGGGCATGCAAACCATGAACCAATCACTCTATGGACATTACAGGGCAGGGCTTATAACACTTGAAGATGCATACAAGTATTCACCAGATATAAAAGAGTTAGAGAGAATGACACAGAGAGGAGGGTAA
- a CDS encoding type II secretion system F family protein: MPRFRYRAFDETGSFVESEANYPTQETLIADLQQRGLSIIEVIKVDKEEKEEGKKELSFKLPIGGKVSDRDLSIFCRQLGTMINAGLNIIDALNILGEQLPNKKLAEASKKVAVMVSEGRPISNSMAEFPAVFPEFIVNLVRVGEETGNLDIALMRAADYYEKMAMIKSKIKSAAFYPTFVVIIATAIVTGILYFLVPTFGEIYASLGGELPAPTQMLIAASNALRSNLIFILGFIVAFSLIFRFLLNNSYQFRKSVHSFMLRAPKMGELVMKSTMAKFARTMATLFSSGVALEKAFEIAGQVTGNVVIREALESAKKGVIEGEPMHKALEKTGMFPKLIIAMVRVGEDTGRLDDMLDTIARFYEDEFDKAVEGMIKLIEPMLIVFIGGIVGAILIALYMPIFKMGELIR, translated from the coding sequence ATGCCGAGGTTTAGGTATAGAGCCTTTGACGAGACGGGAAGCTTTGTAGAGAGTGAAGCAAACTATCCAACTCAGGAAACCTTAATAGCGGACTTACAACAAAGAGGTTTGAGTATCATAGAGGTAATAAAGGTTGATAAGGAAGAAAAAGAAGAGGGAAAGAAGGAACTATCCTTCAAACTCCCAATAGGTGGTAAAGTAAGCGATAGAGACCTTTCCATATTCTGCAGACAGCTCGGAACTATGATAAACGCAGGGCTTAACATAATAGACGCTCTTAATATATTGGGAGAACAGCTTCCTAACAAAAAACTTGCGGAAGCCAGTAAAAAGGTCGCGGTAATGGTGAGCGAGGGAAGACCTATATCTAACTCTATGGCTGAGTTCCCTGCAGTTTTCCCAGAGTTTATTGTAAACTTGGTAAGAGTGGGTGAGGAAACGGGTAATCTTGATATTGCTCTTATGAGGGCTGCAGACTATTACGAAAAGATGGCAATGATAAAGAGCAAGATAAAGAGCGCAGCTTTTTATCCTACCTTTGTGGTTATAATAGCTACCGCCATAGTTACGGGTATACTCTATTTTCTTGTTCCAACCTTTGGAGAGATATATGCCTCTCTTGGTGGAGAGCTTCCCGCTCCTACTCAAATGCTTATCGCTGCCTCTAACGCCCTTAGGTCAAACCTTATCTTTATACTTGGTTTCATAGTAGCTTTTTCTTTAATATTTAGATTTTTACTCAACAATAGCTACCAGTTTAGAAAATCTGTGCATTCCTTTATGCTTAGAGCTCCAAAGATGGGTGAGCTTGTAATGAAAAGCACCATGGCAAAGTTTGCCAGAACTATGGCAACTCTCTTTTCGAGTGGTGTAGCTCTTGAAAAGGCTTTTGAGATAGCAGGTCAGGTAACGGGAAACGTGGTAATAAGGGAGGCTCTTGAGTCCGCAAAGAAGGGTGTTATAGAGGGTGAGCCCATGCACAAGGCTCTTGAAAAAACTGGTATGTTTCCAAAACTTATAATAGCCATGGTGAGAGTAGGTGAGGATACAGGTAGGCTTGATGATATGTTAGATACTATAGCGAGATTCTATGAAGACGAGTTTGATAAGGCTGTGGAAGGAATGATAAAGCTAATAGAACCAATGCTTATAGTCTTTATAGGCGGTATAGTGGGAGCTATACTCATAGCCCTATACATGCCCATATTCAAGATGGGTGAGTTGATAAGGTAA
- the ychF gene encoding redox-regulated ATPase YchF → MALSVGIVGLPNVGKSTLFNALIQSAKAAAANYPFCTIEPNVGTVEVPDKRLYHIAELERSRKITPTFIEFVDIAGLVRNASKGEGLGNQFLAHIREVDAIAMVLRCFENPDVVHVEGSVDPIRDAQIIDLELIAKDLETVDKRLEKVEKMARLGDKKSKEELEMLRAIKAVLENMETLRKHIKDLGSEVFEYAKRNLFLLTTKPLMYVANVSEADLPEGNQLSERVFQYAQEEGSSAVLICAKLEEELIGLEKEEKEELLRSYGFEEPGLNKLIRSAYSLLELITFFTAGEKETRAWTVKRGTKAPQAAGKIHSDFERGFIAAEVINYEDYVKVGSMTKAKELGLVRLEGKEYEVKDGDIIYFRFNV, encoded by the coding sequence ATGGCTCTGAGTGTAGGAATTGTAGGACTGCCTAATGTAGGAAAGTCTACCTTGTTTAACGCCCTAATACAGTCCGCAAAGGCGGCCGCAGCAAACTATCCCTTTTGCACTATAGAGCCAAACGTGGGCACGGTGGAAGTGCCAGACAAGAGGCTCTACCACATTGCAGAGCTTGAAAGGTCAAGAAAAATAACACCCACCTTTATAGAGTTTGTGGATATCGCTGGACTTGTTAGAAACGCCAGCAAGGGAGAAGGTCTTGGAAATCAGTTCCTCGCCCATATAAGGGAAGTGGATGCAATTGCTATGGTGTTAAGGTGCTTTGAAAACCCTGACGTGGTTCATGTAGAAGGCAGTGTTGACCCCATAAGGGATGCTCAGATAATAGACCTTGAGCTTATAGCAAAGGACTTGGAGACGGTAGACAAAAGGCTTGAGAAGGTGGAAAAGATGGCAAGGCTGGGAGACAAAAAGTCAAAGGAAGAGTTGGAAATGCTAAGAGCCATAAAGGCGGTTTTGGAAAATATGGAGACTCTAAGAAAGCACATAAAGGACCTTGGCTCAGAGGTCTTTGAGTATGCCAAAAGGAATCTTTTTCTCCTCACCACCAAGCCTCTTATGTATGTGGCAAATGTGAGCGAGGCAGACCTGCCAGAGGGTAATCAACTAAGCGAGAGGGTTTTTCAATACGCACAAGAGGAAGGCTCTTCTGCGGTATTGATATGTGCAAAACTTGAAGAGGAGCTTATTGGTCTTGAAAAGGAAGAAAAAGAAGAGCTCCTTAGGTCTTATGGATTTGAAGAGCCAGGGCTAAACAAACTTATAAGGTCCGCTTACTCACTCCTTGAGCTTATAACCTTCTTTACCGCGGGGGAAAAGGAAACGAGGGCATGGACCGTAAAGAGGGGCACAAAGGCACCGCAAGCTGCAGGCAAGATACACTCAGACTTTGAAAGAGGCTTTATCGCTGCGGAGGTGATAAACTACGAGGACTATGTAAAGGTTGGCTCTATGACTAAGGCTAAAGAGCTTGGTCTTGTAAGGCTTGAAGGGAAAGAGTATGAAGTCAAAGATGGCGACATTATCTATTTTAGGTTTAACGTTTAG